The sequence below is a genomic window from Sparus aurata chromosome 6, fSpaAur1.1, whole genome shotgun sequence.
CTGATACACAAGTTTTCTTTTTGGCCTTTCATGACTTTATTGATAGCACAGCTGAAGAGGAGATAGGAAACAGGGTTagagagggggggagtgacacacagtaAATGGACCCAgaccgggagtcgaacccaggtctgctgcaccaaggacaaagcctctgcacatgggacacCTGTCCACCAACTGAGCCAAACGGCGCCCCGAGTTGCAGAGTTATGATATTTGAACTAGGTGGTACTTAGCTTGTAGTGCTCAAAATCCAAAGAATACATTTCCAATCTTGATAGACAGATTCgtactacaggtaagaggaaacatatgtttctttttgttgagCTGTCTCTTTCAGTTCCATGAGGTCAAGTACTCAAAGAGACGACCACCAGGTCCACAGGCAGGTGAACGGTGCTGCAGCCCTGGTGAGCAGCACATGGTAGGCCCGTCGAAACCGTCTGTTCATGACAGCATAGAGAACAGGGTTGATACAGCTGTTGAGCCAGGTGAGGTTTCCAAAGAACATGTACAGAACCAGTGGGGCACTGTTATGTTCGTCGGCTATATGGATTAACAGGAAGGGGACAAagcagaacacaaaacacaggaaaacagctAAACACATGCGTGTCACATGCTTCATTTCCTTATCATCTTCTGAGGCTGTGCAGTGGGACGAGGAGGCTGCATTCGTGGGGGCAGGTGTGGGTGAAGGTGGTGTAGTGACGATATCAGGCGGAGAATTGGATGCTGATACGGCTATGGCAGAGCTTTGAGTTGACTGAGAGGACTTTTCACGAATGGTCTCATGTATTGTCGCGGCTAATTCTGCCTGGCTACTGATCTCACAGCTACATGTGTTGGCCACACTGCTCTCCACTCCACTGTCATTGGTGTCTTGTGCTGAAAAAGCTGGTTTCCTTCTGGAGGAACGACGGCTGAACCTATAGCGAAGTAAGGTTTGTGATGCTATCCGGACATGTCTGTAGATGAGGAGGTAGAATATACCTACACATCCGAGACCAACAACAAAGTAGAAAATTAGCAGGATGATGGAGTAGGGATGGTACGTTGTCCGGGTGATGGTGCATACACAAAACTTTGGCTCAAACACATAACCATGCCATAGTGGGCAAATGCTGGCCAGGACTAGTGCCCACGCTGAGATGATGAGTAATGAAAGACAAAGGTCAGAGAAGACACGGTCGAACACAGCTCTCTTTGCCACCATGAGATATCTGCCTCCTGCTATCAGGCAGAGGGTGATAATGGAGACACagttgaagaggaggagaagcaggccGAAGATTCTGCACCACAGCTGACCAATGCGCCATCTGAGATGTAGATAGGAGTCTACTAAGCTGGGCTGCACTATGGTGCAGTACAGGAGATCAGCTAGAGCCAGGTTGACGATGAGCACATTGAAGCGTGTCCTCAGATGAGGATCTATGGCGAAGGCTAGAATGGTCATCAGGTTCCCCACCGTACCTATGATGGTCACAGCACATCCGCACAGCACAGCAAAGTAGCGGTAGCCGACAACTGAAGGATTGTAGCAGGAGAGGTCGTCCTCTGTGTGGTTGGTTTGCTTCATCTTCATTCTgtcaaataacaaataaaattgTTCAACAAACTTCAACAAACCACACTGAAGGAAACGACATAAGAGGCTGATATTTGAGTTCCCTGAGTAATAATATGATTATATATTATAtccctcttcttcatcttcagtaATAGGGATGGGAATTTTATTACTCAAAATTGATAGTCcgcttaaaaaacaaatcacagtgaCGCATCTTAAAAGGAACCGTCAGTAGCAGTTTTggcaaaaatattgaaaaacatTAATATTGAGTGTTTGAAACAGTTTCAGCGCTCATTTTACACAGTATTGCTACCGATACCAATCTGATCTCAAGTAATGTCTGACTAGCGAAGGTGAATATTATCCAGGACTGTGCAGGTCGTTATGGCCTGTCAAGTCCTGTAGTGGACTTATATGTTTTtggtgtctgtttttgtctgttgtgCCAGCAGAGGTACAGTAAGAGGCTGGGCGGAGTTTCACATCACCGGCGCTGCGGACGCACATGTAAACTTGCATCAGATTGGCAATTGGTGCGTACCAGTGGCTCCGCACCCCACAACCTTACTCTCAGCACCTCTGCAGCTGGCAACCTGAGCCTCCACACGTCACCTGGTCTGTCAGCACCACAGTGAGCAACTTCTCCAaacacctctccctctcttacgGACTCTCCAGCCGGAGTTTTTCTAAATCCTGCTCTGCATATTCCATTGTTGAATTGTCGTTAAATCTGCCTACATTCAACATCTGCCTCatgtctgcttttgggtccTGCCCTGCACCACAAAGTGTAACACAAGTAATTTAAGTGAAAACACTAgagatgttagcagcagatcctttaagtcctgtaagttgcgaggtggggcctccatgggTCGGACTTGTTTGTCCAGATGCTCAATTGGATTGACATCTAGGAAATCTGGAGTccaagtcaacacctcaaactcgttgtgctcctcaaaccattcctgaaccatttttgctttgtggcacggtacattatcctgctgaaagaggccacagccaCCAGGGAATACCGTTTCCATGAAACGGTGTACATGGCCTGCAACAATGCTTATGAAGGTGGTATGTGTCAAAGTAACATTGATGGCAGGActcaaggtttcccagcagagcattgcccaaagcatcacactgcctccGCCGACTTGCCATCTTCCC
It includes:
- the LOC115582894 gene encoding G-protein coupled receptor 84-like, with the translated sequence MKMKQTNHTEDDLSCYNPSVVGYRYFAVLCGCAVTIIGTVGNLMTILAFAIDPHLRTRFNVLIVNLALADLLYCTIVQPSLVDSYLHLRWRIGQLWCRIFGLLLLLFNCVSIITLCLIAGGRYLMVAKRAVFDRVFSDLCLSLLIISAWALVLASICPLWHGYVFEPKFCVCTITRTTYHPYSIILLIFYFVVGLGCVGIFYLLIYRHVRIASQTLLRYRFSRRSSRRKPAFSAQDTNDSGVESSVANTCSCEISSQAELAATIHETIREKSSQSTQSSAIAVSASNSPPDIVTTPPSPTPAPTNAASSSHCTASEDDKEMKHVTRMCLAVFLCFVFCFVPFLLIHIADEHNSAPLVLYMFFGNLTWLNSCINPVLYAVMNRRFRRAYHVLLTRAAAPFTCLWTWWSSL